A single genomic interval of Chloroherpetonaceae bacterium harbors:
- a CDS encoding PorV/PorQ family protein has protein sequence MRQFFLAILLLCYPLSLFSQTGLSFLQVGVTAREQALANTGVASAQSAAANYYNSALLSASEKSGILFSQSFWLLDTYASYVATKFNFGQSALGVSLFWLTVSNIPIRLRPTPTPEGTFAAQNLAASVAYSQNLTDKLAIALTGKFLFERIFIDDATGFAVDISGLFRPLQGLTLGASLQNVGAMNALASESTRLPALLRIGAAYQLMLPTVESSLILEANAVSVFSDAAHLSVGAEYMFRELLWLRIGAMLGNAARNFSAGVGIKWASIVFDYAFIPFTSQLGSANILTLQFQY, from the coding sequence ATGCGTCAATTTTTTCTTGCTATTCTTCTGCTCTGCTATCCACTGTCGCTGTTCAGCCAAACGGGGCTCTCCTTCCTGCAAGTAGGCGTAACTGCGCGAGAACAAGCCTTAGCCAACACAGGTGTCGCCTCTGCACAAAGCGCAGCAGCGAATTACTACAATTCTGCACTACTTTCTGCAAGCGAAAAATCTGGTATCCTTTTCTCGCAAAGTTTCTGGCTCTTGGATACCTATGCAAGTTACGTCGCAACCAAGTTCAACTTCGGTCAAAGTGCGCTGGGCGTTTCGCTCTTTTGGCTCACGGTAAGTAACATTCCGATTCGCTTGCGTCCTACGCCAACGCCCGAAGGCACATTTGCGGCACAAAATCTCGCTGCCAGTGTCGCCTACAGCCAAAACCTAACAGATAAGCTCGCCATAGCTCTAACGGGCAAGTTTCTCTTTGAGCGCATCTTTATTGATGATGCAACGGGCTTTGCAGTCGATATATCAGGTCTGTTCCGCCCGCTTCAGGGACTAACTTTAGGAGCATCGCTGCAAAATGTGGGAGCAATGAATGCACTGGCAAGTGAAAGCACAAGACTGCCAGCGCTGCTACGCATTGGCGCTGCCTACCAACTGATGCTGCCCACTGTGGAAAGTTCCTTGATACTGGAAGCCAACGCCGTGAGCGTCTTTTCAGATGCAGCACATCTGAGCGTAGGAGCAGAGTATATGTTCCGAGAGCTGCTCTGGCTTCGCATCGGTGCAATGCTTGGAAATGCAGCCCGCAACTTCTCAGCGGGTGTGGGCATTAAGTGGGCAAGTATCGTCTTTGACTACGCCTTTATTCCATTCACCAGCCAATTAGGCTCAGCCAACATTTTGACGCTGCAGTTCCAATACTAA
- a CDS encoding rhomboid family intramembrane serine protease has product MRYYDEYRPGGFSVMPPAIKLIIIVNVVVFFFQFFTPMRVPLLEFGALWTLDSNRFEIWQLVTYMFMHGGVWHILFNMFALWMFGAEIENYWGTQQFTIYYFTCGIGAGIINLLLTSGVYPTVGASGAVYGVLLAFGMMFPDRYIYIYFLLPIKAKYLVALYAVLEFIASFDQSSSGIAHFAHLGGMAIGYIYIKVMQREFPFQSWFEKISASGSRSQSYRSSSRHITQDRIDEILDKISRSGYESLTSEEKRILLEASKDKN; this is encoded by the coding sequence ATGAGGTATTACGATGAGTATCGCCCAGGTGGATTCTCCGTGATGCCGCCTGCGATTAAGTTAATCATCATCGTCAATGTAGTCGTCTTTTTCTTCCAGTTTTTTACACCGATGCGGGTGCCTCTGTTGGAGTTTGGCGCGCTCTGGACGTTGGACTCGAACCGCTTTGAGATTTGGCAGCTTGTAACCTATATGTTTATGCACGGCGGCGTTTGGCACATTCTCTTCAATATGTTCGCGCTATGGATGTTTGGGGCAGAGATTGAAAACTATTGGGGCACGCAGCAATTTACAATCTACTACTTTACCTGTGGCATTGGTGCAGGAATTATCAATCTGCTGCTAACAAGCGGCGTGTATCCGACTGTAGGGGCGTCAGGTGCCGTCTATGGCGTGCTATTGGCTTTCGGAATGATGTTTCCTGACCGATACATCTACATTTATTTTCTCCTTCCTATCAAGGCGAAGTATCTGGTCGCACTCTATGCTGTCTTAGAGTTTATTGCGAGCTTCGACCAATCTTCCAGCGGTATTGCGCACTTTGCCCACTTGGGCGGAATGGCGATTGGATACATCTACATAAAGGTAATGCAGCGAGAGTTCCCGTTCCAGTCGTGGTTTGAAAAAATTTCAGCCAGTGGGTCGCGCTCACAGTCGTATCGCTCCTCTTCTCGTCACATCACGCAAGACCGCATTGATGAGATTTTAGACAAGATTTCACGCAGTGGCTATGAGTCGCTCACTAGCGAAGAAAAGCGCATCTTACTAGAGGCCAGCAAAGATAAAAACTAA